One Candidatus Korarchaeum sp. genomic region harbors:
- the porA gene encoding pyruvate ferredoxin oxidoreductase — MAVLKKVEQVMMALNGDEAVAWAVKQSNVDVVSAYPITPQTIIVERISEFVNNGEMDAEFIHVESEHSALTAAWGAALAGARAFTATAANGLALMWEILYITASTRVPVVMAVVNRALSAPINIHNDHSDTMGARDSGWIQIYSEDAQEAYDNTIMAFKIAEESLFPVMVTLDGFTISHTLQNVSVLPDDVVSDFVGVRRIPRIKLPRIHGDKEIPLMFNPKYPITFGPLDLYDYYFEHKVQQNEAMKETFPIIERVHKEYGEISGRSYEPVFMVPYRTEDADAIILGLSSTMSVVKKVVDDLRERGKKVGAIRLRVFRPFPADFLRRELSKFHAVGVLDRCISFGGEGGPLFNEVRSALYGLPSRPIVHNYIYGLGGRDLPRSLIVKIYEELLSARAEPEVPVVKYVGVRE, encoded by the coding sequence ATGGCGGTCCTGAAGAAGGTCGAGCAGGTTATGATGGCCCTAAATGGTGATGAAGCGGTTGCTTGGGCCGTGAAGCAGAGCAATGTCGATGTAGTATCCGCTTATCCAATCACACCTCAGACGATAATTGTTGAGAGGATCTCTGAGTTCGTGAATAATGGTGAGATGGATGCGGAGTTCATCCACGTCGAGAGCGAACACAGTGCACTCACTGCAGCATGGGGAGCAGCGCTAGCGGGTGCTAGAGCATTCACAGCAACGGCTGCTAATGGTTTAGCATTGATGTGGGAGATCCTTTATATAACAGCATCTACAAGAGTTCCTGTAGTTATGGCAGTTGTTAATAGAGCTCTGAGTGCTCCAATAAACATACATAATGATCACAGTGATACGATGGGGGCGAGGGACTCCGGTTGGATACAGATCTATAGTGAGGACGCTCAGGAAGCTTATGATAATACAATAATGGCATTCAAAATAGCTGAGGAGTCCCTCTTTCCGGTCATGGTGACTTTAGATGGGTTTACGATATCTCACACGCTCCAGAACGTTTCAGTGCTCCCAGACGATGTTGTCTCAGATTTCGTAGGTGTGAGGAGGATCCCTAGAATAAAGCTGCCTAGGATCCACGGGGATAAGGAGATACCGCTTATGTTCAACCCTAAGTATCCGATAACGTTCGGGCCGCTGGACCTCTACGACTACTACTTCGAGCATAAGGTACAGCAGAACGAAGCTATGAAGGAGACATTCCCGATAATCGAGAGAGTGCATAAGGAGTACGGTGAGATAAGCGGGAGGTCTTACGAACCTGTCTTCATGGTTCCCTATAGAACTGAGGATGCTGATGCGATCATCCTAGGCCTCTCCTCAACGATGAGCGTCGTTAAGAAGGTGGTGGATGATTTGAGGGAGAGGGGTAAGAAGGTAGGTGCCATCAGGCTCAGGGTATTCAGACCATTCCCAGCTGACTTCCTCAGGAGGGAGCTCTCTAAGTTCCACGCGGTTGGCGTTCTTGATAGGTGCATAAGCTTCGGTGGAGAGGGCGGTCCCCTGTTCAACGAGGTGAGATCCGCCTTATACGGTCTCCCCTCTAGACCGATAGTGCACAACTACATATACGGGCTTGGAGGGAGGGATCTACCACGTAGCTTGATAGTGAAGATCTACGAGGAACTTCTCTCAGCTAGAGCGGAGCCAGAGGTTCCAGTTGTTAAGTACGTGGGGGTGAGGGAGTGA
- a CDS encoding thiamine pyrophosphate-dependent enzyme, which translates to MSTWRPDIKELAKREMQTRPFESGHRLCAGCGAGIIVRQIMMAARKSLVFVNATGCVEVATTIFPYTSWNVPWAHNAFENAAAVGSGIEAGRKKLLRSKRFDGDPDIELDYDVVVLGGDGGTYDIGLQAISGAFERGDKILYVLYDNEAYMNTGIQRSGGTPFGARTTTTPVGSVIKGKVQFKKPIVDIMVAHRIPYAATVSSAYWNDALVKFRKGLEAEGPAFIHAFSTCPLGWGCETAETVKIMKLAVETCVFPLYEVENGRYKLTGPSLAIAKNPDRKKPVEEYLKLQARFRHMFRPENKWMLEKFQEWVDKEWELLLKKSGF; encoded by the coding sequence ATGTCCACTTGGAGACCGGATATTAAGGAGCTCGCTAAGAGAGAGATGCAGACGAGGCCTTTCGAATCCGGGCACAGGTTATGCGCTGGTTGCGGAGCTGGGATCATAGTCAGGCAGATAATGATGGCCGCCAGGAAATCTCTAGTGTTCGTGAACGCAACGGGTTGCGTTGAGGTGGCTACAACGATATTTCCCTACACGTCTTGGAATGTCCCATGGGCTCACAATGCTTTCGAAAACGCAGCCGCAGTCGGATCGGGAATAGAGGCTGGTAGGAAGAAGCTCCTCAGATCTAAGAGGTTCGATGGGGACCCTGATATAGAACTCGATTACGATGTCGTTGTACTTGGAGGAGATGGTGGTACTTACGATATAGGACTTCAAGCAATATCGGGAGCTTTTGAGAGGGGGGATAAGATACTTTATGTCCTCTACGACAATGAGGCTTACATGAACACCGGTATTCAGAGATCCGGAGGAACCCCCTTCGGGGCTAGGACCACGACCACTCCTGTGGGTAGTGTCATAAAGGGGAAGGTCCAGTTCAAGAAGCCCATAGTTGATATAATGGTAGCTCACAGAATACCTTATGCTGCCACAGTCTCCTCGGCTTATTGGAACGATGCCTTAGTCAAATTCAGGAAGGGATTGGAAGCTGAAGGGCCTGCGTTCATTCACGCGTTTTCCACATGTCCACTGGGCTGGGGTTGCGAGACAGCGGAAACCGTTAAGATAATGAAACTGGCCGTTGAAACATGCGTCTTCCCGCTTTACGAAGTGGAAAATGGACGATACAAGTTAACGGGGCCCAGTCTAGCTATAGCAAAGAATCCCGATAGGAAGAAACCCGTAGAAGAGTACCTAAAGTTACAAGCGAGGTTCAGGCATATGTTCAGACCGGAGAACAAGTGGATGCTCGAGAAGTTCCAAGAGTGGGTAGATAAGGAGTGGGAACTCCTCCTCAAGAAATCCGGTTTCTGA
- a CDS encoding prohibitin family protein, producing MPRRDDEIPVYTPEIPIRGKPSPKIFLVALIVLIMLLISYLSVYIVDLGYAAVTVDPLTGSISDPVVGPRVAIKMPWQSLKKVYVASDALNMWTDVNASSYGVGVIGDYPAVETLTKDGLQAWIDLTVRWHISPSSVPTIIRNYPSIDYKDKLLVPLIRQVCRNIVSNYEAAEVPLVRGKIGVEIFEVLQSSLSKDPTVGGGIMIDEVYIRNIRLPDEFLKAIQEKLTSQQRMIAAYFERNRTLILANASATAKVLEAEGEARARLILVNATARMVEVLVSRGAKPEEIASLIVYLEGLKDISRSNATIIVTGGGNLPIIYPTRGGG from the coding sequence GTGCCCAGAAGAGATGATGAGATACCTGTTTACACGCCGGAAATCCCTATCAGAGGTAAACCTAGTCCGAAAATATTTTTGGTGGCCTTAATCGTACTAATCATGCTCTTAATCTCTTATCTCAGTGTTTACATAGTCGACCTAGGTTACGCGGCTGTTACCGTAGATCCCTTAACGGGCTCCATCTCCGATCCCGTAGTAGGCCCCAGAGTAGCTATCAAGATGCCCTGGCAGTCATTGAAGAAGGTTTATGTGGCTAGTGATGCCCTAAACATGTGGACCGATGTCAACGCGAGCAGCTACGGAGTAGGTGTCATAGGGGATTACCCTGCTGTCGAGACTCTTACGAAGGACGGCCTTCAGGCCTGGATTGATCTAACGGTTAGGTGGCACATATCACCTAGCTCCGTGCCAACGATAATCAGGAATTACCCTTCGATAGATTACAAGGACAAACTGCTCGTGCCCTTGATAAGGCAGGTCTGCAGGAACATAGTTTCTAATTATGAAGCAGCTGAAGTTCCCTTAGTTAGGGGGAAGATAGGCGTGGAGATATTCGAGGTACTGCAGTCATCACTGAGTAAGGATCCGACGGTCGGAGGTGGAATAATGATAGACGAGGTTTACATCAGGAATATAAGGTTGCCTGATGAATTCCTCAAAGCCATACAGGAGAAGCTAACCTCCCAGCAGAGGATGATAGCTGCTTACTTCGAGAGGAACAGGACCCTTATATTAGCGAACGCCAGCGCTACTGCAAAGGTGCTTGAGGCTGAGGGAGAGGCGAGGGCCAGGCTGATATTAGTGAACGCTACCGCCAGGATGGTTGAGGTACTGGTTAGTAGAGGTGCTAAACCGGAGGAGATAGCCTCCCTGATAGTGTACTTGGAGGGACTCAAGGATATATCGAGATCCAATGCGACGATAATAGTGACTGGTGGGGGGAACCTACCGATAATATATCCAACTCGAGGAGGTGGTTGA
- a CDS encoding PAC2 family protein encodes MELVRIKDVKPKNPVLVQGVPGLGLVGKIAANYLIESLESEKIASIYSDHLPLPDGTSGVRVDGDEIVPPSYDLYLVRGSSCDLIVLTSEVQPTVFGQYEIGELVLDYAQQLGVKIVITMGGYVPGSPEVRGVFACTNDDGFMKKLSEVGVRPLTGGYVTGAAGLLVGLADLRGLTSACLLGTTNGAFPDPKASKMVLEVLSRLFGLKIDLSELEREAEIAEEVAKEEMKLPEAEYKEEERGLPYHG; translated from the coding sequence GTGGAGCTGGTGAGGATCAAGGACGTCAAGCCGAAGAACCCAGTGCTAGTACAGGGAGTTCCAGGGCTTGGTCTTGTCGGAAAGATAGCTGCAAATTACCTGATAGAGAGCTTAGAATCCGAGAAGATAGCCTCCATATACAGCGATCACTTACCCCTACCCGATGGGACCTCCGGAGTGAGGGTAGATGGTGATGAGATCGTCCCTCCGAGCTACGATCTCTATTTAGTGAGAGGGAGCAGTTGCGATCTCATAGTTTTAACATCAGAGGTTCAGCCAACTGTCTTCGGTCAGTATGAGATAGGAGAACTTGTTTTAGATTACGCACAACAGCTGGGCGTGAAGATCGTGATAACGATGGGAGGCTACGTCCCAGGCTCCCCGGAGGTCAGGGGGGTGTTCGCTTGCACTAATGACGATGGGTTCATGAAGAAGCTCAGCGAGGTCGGGGTGAGACCCCTCACGGGAGGCTATGTCACCGGTGCAGCTGGTCTGCTTGTCGGTCTGGCGGATCTCAGAGGATTGACTAGCGCGTGCCTCCTAGGAACGACTAACGGCGCCTTCCCGGATCCTAAAGCATCCAAAATGGTGCTTGAAGTTTTATCCAGATTGTTCGGTTTGAAAATAGATTTGAGTGAGTTGGAGAGAGAAGCTGAGATCGCTGAGGAAGTAGCTAAAGAGGAGATGAAGCTTCCGGAGGCAGAGTACAAGGAGGAGGAAAGGGGACTACCTTATCATGGATGA
- a CDS encoding DUF354 domain-containing protein: MKIWLDAITPKQARLMSSIAKSIGEDYVITVKGYSESVDILRKLGVKFIEVGSYSPRNLREKLIYYADRVKLLTEFAIEYKPDFLISFSSPEAVRVAYGLSIRPITMNDSPHSYYVGRLTLPLSWRVIYPAAIPKDEMIKLGASEDSLVPYNGVDEVAWVKESLENGVSFSRDFRVFIRPEESGASYMLGREGFSLKLIEVIIECGADVVVKPRYEEQARVIKEVYGERVTVLESTVDTLDLFRRVVMVVTGGGTMARESALLGTPSLCVFPLNERLYVNDYLRDMGFPIWRASSYEEAASIIRAILRDPDSHIVDTMSLLRNLEDPRDVIRKVLS, from the coding sequence ATGAAGATCTGGTTAGATGCCATAACACCGAAGCAAGCGAGGCTGATGTCCTCGATAGCTAAGAGTATAGGAGAGGATTACGTGATCACAGTGAAGGGATACTCAGAATCCGTGGATATACTGAGGAAGCTAGGCGTGAAGTTCATCGAAGTAGGAAGCTATTCTCCCAGGAATCTGAGGGAGAAGCTTATTTATTATGCTGATAGAGTGAAGCTTCTCACGGAGTTTGCTATCGAATATAAACCGGACTTTCTGATATCCTTTTCCTCTCCAGAAGCCGTAAGAGTAGCTTACGGTCTCTCAATAAGGCCCATCACGATGAACGATTCTCCTCACTCATACTACGTCGGTAGACTCACCCTCCCCCTCTCCTGGAGGGTGATCTATCCTGCAGCAATACCGAAGGACGAGATGATCAAGTTAGGTGCTTCTGAGGATTCTCTAGTCCCCTATAATGGTGTAGATGAAGTAGCTTGGGTGAAGGAAAGCTTAGAAAATGGAGTGAGCTTCAGTAGGGATTTTAGGGTTTTCATCAGGCCGGAGGAGAGCGGAGCCTCTTACATGCTGGGTAGGGAGGGGTTCTCCCTCAAGCTCATTGAGGTCATCATCGAATGTGGGGCCGATGTCGTGGTGAAGCCGAGGTACGAAGAGCAGGCGAGGGTCATAAAGGAGGTCTATGGAGAGAGGGTGACCGTGCTGGAGAGCACCGTAGATACTCTCGATCTTTTTAGGAGGGTAGTTATGGTCGTGACCGGGGGAGGGACCATGGCGAGGGAGTCTGCTCTCTTAGGTACTCCCTCTCTGTGCGTCTTCCCTCTGAACGAGAGACTTTACGTTAACGATTACTTGAGGGATATGGGCTTCCCCATATGGAGAGCGAGCTCCTATGAGGAAGCTGCGAGCATAATAAGGGCGATCCTGAGGGACCCTGACTCCCACATAGTCGATACGATGTCCCTGTTGAGGAACTTGGAGGACCCCAGAGACGTCATCAGGAAGGTCCTGAGCTAA
- a CDS encoding DUF296 domain-containing protein, translating to MRTFDLKGIHVLRVDQGKEVVGEILRVCEEKGVRGAILLGLGLLSRSKIAFFDPVTQSYRTMEIDEPLELASLTGNISIKDGRPFAHIHVVIGDEKRTLAGHLLEGYVGGTVEVAIFDLGGELVRDLVSGGLTLLNV from the coding sequence TTGAGGACATTCGATCTCAAGGGGATCCACGTACTCAGAGTTGATCAGGGGAAGGAAGTAGTAGGGGAGATCCTCCGTGTCTGTGAGGAGAAAGGTGTTAGGGGCGCTATTCTACTGGGTCTAGGGTTACTCTCGAGGAGTAAGATAGCGTTCTTCGATCCCGTCACTCAGAGTTATAGGACGATGGAGATAGATGAGCCCCTAGAGCTGGCTTCATTAACCGGGAACATCAGTATCAAGGATGGTAGACCCTTCGCACATATACACGTGGTGATCGGGGACGAGAAGAGGACTTTAGCCGGACACCTGCTCGAAGGCTACGTTGGAGGGACCGTCGAGGTAGCTATATTCGACTTAGGTGGGGAACTCGTTAGGGATTTAGTTAGTGGTGGTTTAACCCTTTTGAACGTATGA
- a CDS encoding thioredoxin family protein produces MASKGRIIDEQTAAQLRARFESEMVRSIDVILLRGIGNEEYSEWAEELLLELANLSEMIRVEVIDVRMEPQALEEYGVTRTPTILLDPKSGYRIRYTGAPIGYEAWAFVETIILLSRDDSGLSERTREILRSAHNYNADVRIVTFVTPTCPYCPYQVLLANKFAIELRGIVEADCVEAYENSDLADRYQVSAVPHNVIAVKEGSAEEVLDVSVGSQPEEKYAIDLIRALRSKYGERDTTYQ; encoded by the coding sequence ATGGCATCGAAAGGAAGGATAATAGATGAGCAGACAGCGGCTCAACTCAGGGCAAGGTTCGAATCAGAGATGGTTAGATCGATAGATGTCATCTTGCTGAGAGGAATCGGGAACGAGGAGTACTCCGAGTGGGCAGAAGAACTACTACTAGAACTAGCGAATCTATCTGAAATGATAAGAGTGGAAGTAATAGATGTCAGAATGGAGCCCCAAGCTCTGGAGGAGTACGGTGTCACTAGAACTCCCACGATACTACTAGACCCTAAGAGCGGATACAGAATAAGGTATACAGGAGCTCCAATTGGATATGAAGCCTGGGCTTTCGTTGAAACAATCATTCTTCTTAGTAGGGACGATAGCGGTTTGAGTGAGAGGACTAGGGAGATCCTAAGATCAGCCCACAATTACAATGCTGATGTGCGCATAGTGACCTTCGTTACCCCAACATGTCCCTACTGCCCTTACCAAGTTCTCCTTGCCAATAAATTCGCGATAGAATTGAGGGGGATCGTTGAAGCGGATTGTGTAGAAGCTTACGAGAATTCAGATCTCGCTGACAGATACCAGGTTTCAGCAGTTCCTCATAACGTCATAGCTGTCAAGGAGGGTAGTGCGGAGGAGGTCTTAGATGTATCCGTCGGTTCCCAACCCGAGGAGAAGTACGCTATCGATCTGATCAGGGCGCTGAGGTCTAAGTATGGAGAGCGAGATACTACTTACCAATGA
- a CDS encoding FAD-dependent oxidoreductase, whose translation MDYVVIGHGTAGQTAAAVLKKVDPESRVTVIERGRHVAIHPCSLPMVLSGKLSLSDVEERLAKGKVDLILESEAKRIDRERKIIYFTKGGSLESVHYDRAILATGLSPVVPRVDGIDLEGVGTVWDLESVGNLLNQLGNKVVVVGGSATGIEVASELAMTGRDVTLIEAMEQLMPGKVDPPISSLVMKSLSDLGVRVMLKTPMERLEGSGSKLTHVITSKGKIEADTAIIVVGAKPNVSVAVESGLSIGKTGGVKVDDYMFTSDPHILAAGDVAEVRDFVTGKPTLTGLASTALVQGRIAAENAAGGKTKYLGALSPFLVSIGGYFFGGVGLSASRAEALSIDYLAFRFSGADLPKYMRGKDNTVIWMITDREGRLLGAQVFGRRGVRERILFLTAAIYANFRVQDIRIMEFAYQPEVCDVLEPIATAAEGIYRKYLAFRGSSMGHPPED comes from the coding sequence GTGGATTACGTAGTGATAGGTCATGGTACGGCAGGTCAAACAGCAGCTGCTGTTCTGAAGAAGGTTGATCCAGAGTCTCGGGTCACCGTGATTGAGAGAGGAAGGCATGTAGCGATACATCCCTGCTCCCTTCCAATGGTACTCAGTGGTAAGCTCTCACTATCGGATGTTGAGGAGAGGTTAGCTAAGGGTAAGGTAGATCTGATCCTAGAGAGTGAGGCCAAGAGGATAGATAGAGAGAGAAAAATCATTTACTTCACTAAGGGTGGATCCCTAGAATCGGTCCATTATGATAGAGCAATACTAGCGACCGGCTTGAGCCCAGTGGTACCGAGGGTAGATGGGATAGATCTAGAGGGTGTGGGTACTGTGTGGGATTTGGAGAGCGTGGGCAACTTACTCAATCAACTCGGCAATAAGGTAGTGGTTGTAGGGGGGAGCGCGACTGGAATAGAGGTAGCATCGGAGCTAGCTATGACCGGGAGGGATGTCACGCTCATAGAGGCGATGGAGCAGCTCATGCCGGGAAAGGTAGATCCACCGATCTCATCCCTCGTGATGAAGTCACTAAGTGACTTGGGAGTTAGAGTGATGCTGAAGACCCCTATGGAGAGATTGGAGGGATCAGGAAGTAAGTTAACCCATGTGATCACTTCCAAAGGAAAAATAGAAGCTGACACAGCTATAATAGTGGTAGGTGCTAAACCTAATGTGAGCGTAGCTGTCGAATCAGGACTGAGCATCGGGAAGACGGGCGGCGTCAAGGTAGATGACTACATGTTCACCTCGGATCCCCATATCCTAGCAGCTGGTGACGTAGCCGAGGTGAGGGACTTCGTCACTGGAAAGCCTACTCTCACTGGTCTAGCTTCCACAGCGTTAGTTCAAGGGAGGATCGCAGCTGAGAATGCTGCAGGAGGGAAAACAAAGTATTTAGGAGCCTTATCTCCCTTCCTAGTCTCTATTGGAGGCTACTTCTTCGGAGGAGTAGGTCTCTCAGCGAGTAGGGCAGAAGCCCTCTCAATCGATTACTTGGCCTTCAGGTTCTCAGGCGCGGATCTGCCGAAGTACATGAGAGGTAAGGATAATACGGTAATCTGGATGATAACCGATAGAGAGGGCAGGTTACTGGGGGCTCAGGTCTTCGGGAGGAGAGGGGTTAGGGAGAGGATCCTGTTCCTAACTGCGGCGATATACGCTAACTTCAGAGTGCAGGATATCAGGATAATGGAGTTCGCTTACCAACCAGAAGTATGCGATGTCTTAGAGCCTATAGCGACGGCTGCGGAAGGGATTTACAGGAAGTACTTAGCGTTTAGAGGATCATCGATGGGACATCCTCCTGAGGATTAG
- a CDS encoding 4Fe-4S binding protein has product MSSQLVGWRDLPLGAVAFISSKEYPTGEWAVFQPKIDEKKCIKCGLCWMYCPDSAYRWDGEGVPVPDLDHCKGCGICEVECPTKAIEMIRV; this is encoded by the coding sequence ATGAGTTCTCAACTCGTAGGTTGGAGAGACCTTCCCTTAGGTGCTGTAGCCTTCATAAGCAGTAAGGAGTATCCTACTGGTGAGTGGGCTGTTTTCCAACCTAAGATAGATGAGAAGAAATGTATTAAGTGTGGCCTCTGTTGGATGTACTGTCCCGATAGTGCTTACAGGTGGGACGGTGAGGGCGTTCCAGTACCCGATCTCGATCACTGCAAGGGCTGCGGCATCTGCGAGGTCGAGTGCCCAACGAAAGCTATCGAGATGATAAGAGTTTGA
- the surE gene encoding 5'/3'-nucleotidase SurE, giving the protein MESEILLTNDDGIHSAPFRALWIALLEMKVGRVTVVVPEHEMSAAGKGITLHKPLRIRKLPVKVGNFGYREAYTVSGTPGDAVTVALKFIMNSTPEVVISGINIGDNITLDNIFTSGTIAAALQATIMGIKSAAFSVEVPSGQLSKPVERFLTQARIAAKITEWILDRGLPDGVDLLNVNFPYRISADTPIRITRLGRVKYENYVLERIDTRGNPYYWLGGNPVPVSERDRGTDLYALTVERAISITPISLEMSIEILNCDDLNRKRREALEELNRLTDNLLEFLRNISYVQKG; this is encoded by the coding sequence ATGGAGAGCGAGATACTACTTACCAATGACGACGGTATACACTCAGCTCCCTTCAGAGCTCTTTGGATAGCTCTGCTGGAGATGAAGGTTGGAAGGGTGACCGTTGTCGTACCCGAACATGAGATGAGCGCAGCCGGTAAGGGGATAACGCTCCATAAACCCCTAAGGATAAGGAAATTACCGGTTAAAGTCGGGAACTTCGGTTATAGGGAGGCCTATACAGTAAGTGGGACTCCTGGGGATGCCGTGACGGTAGCTCTTAAGTTCATAATGAACTCCACCCCCGAGGTGGTCATCTCGGGTATAAACATAGGCGATAACATAACTTTAGACAACATATTCACCAGTGGCACCATAGCGGCAGCTCTGCAAGCTACCATAATGGGAATAAAGTCCGCTGCCTTCAGTGTCGAAGTGCCCAGTGGTCAACTGAGCAAACCGGTAGAGAGGTTCTTGACACAAGCTAGAATCGCAGCTAAGATAACGGAGTGGATCCTCGATAGAGGGCTACCGGACGGTGTTGACCTACTCAACGTCAACTTTCCCTATAGGATCTCCGCGGATACTCCCATCAGGATAACCAGACTAGGGAGAGTTAAATATGAGAACTATGTGTTGGAGAGGATCGATACTAGGGGGAATCCCTACTATTGGCTTGGAGGGAACCCTGTTCCAGTATCAGAAAGGGATAGAGGGACAGACCTCTACGCTTTGACTGTGGAGAGAGCTATCTCTATAACCCCCATCTCCCTTGAAATGAGCATTGAGATCTTGAACTGCGATGACCTGAATAGAAAAAGAAGGGAGGCTTTAGAGGAGCTTAACCGGCTCACAGATAACCTATTGGAGTTCTTAAGGAATATTTCATACGTTCAAAAGGGTTAA
- a CDS encoding 2-oxoacid:acceptor oxidoreductase family protein, with product MCLHLMEIRWHGRGGQGVWSGSAVLAYAAIKAGKYAQSFPQFGPERLGGPVTAFNRIDDEPIVERGPIYEPDIVIVIDPSLLKPKYVPSMIEGLKTGGKFLANSDEEPSSIRSQLALPEKFEIWSVDATTIALEEIGRASPNTTMLGLLLAATNILPLEYLEEGIKWRWTGEVAQKNINAMKRAMREARVDHAKEVVRV from the coding sequence GTGTGCCTTCACTTGATGGAGATAAGGTGGCATGGGAGAGGAGGTCAGGGGGTCTGGAGCGGCTCTGCCGTTCTTGCCTATGCTGCGATAAAAGCTGGAAAATACGCCCAATCATTCCCGCAGTTCGGGCCTGAAAGGTTAGGAGGACCTGTAACCGCATTCAATAGGATCGATGATGAACCAATAGTAGAGAGAGGTCCTATATACGAACCGGACATCGTCATAGTGATAGATCCCAGCTTACTGAAGCCTAAGTATGTCCCATCAATGATCGAAGGGCTGAAAACGGGTGGGAAGTTCCTAGCTAACTCGGATGAGGAACCTTCCTCCATCAGATCTCAGTTAGCCTTGCCTGAGAAGTTCGAAATATGGAGTGTTGATGCTACGACCATAGCTTTGGAGGAGATAGGTAGGGCCTCCCCTAACACAACGATGCTCGGCTTACTCCTGGCTGCAACCAACATACTGCCCTTGGAGTACCTGGAGGAAGGCATAAAGTGGAGGTGGACAGGGGAGGTAGCCCAGAAGAACATAAACGCCATGAAGAGAGCAATGCGAGAGGCAAGAGTCGATCATGCGAAGGAGGTGGTTAGGGTATGA
- a CDS encoding PadR family transcriptional regulator, giving the protein MSQRSTSGKAPAPLQRLEEKLTKENLWIYVLSILKERPAYPYEISELIEERFGWKPARVTAYMVMRSLRAKGYVRVSTKRGEDTGKMRNYYEITESGVKLLEKGLQFLEKTLESLRGENIG; this is encoded by the coding sequence GTGAGTCAACGGAGTACGTCGGGTAAGGCTCCGGCTCCACTACAGAGACTAGAGGAGAAGCTCACGAAGGAGAACCTCTGGATATACGTGCTTTCCATACTCAAGGAGAGACCTGCCTACCCTTACGAGATATCAGAGCTCATAGAGGAGAGGTTTGGCTGGAAGCCCGCTAGAGTAACTGCCTACATGGTTATGAGGTCCCTAAGGGCCAAGGGGTATGTGAGGGTCTCAACTAAAAGAGGGGAAGACACTGGGAAGATGAGGAACTATTACGAGATAACGGAATCCGGTGTAAAGCTCCTAGAGAAAGGTCTACAATTCCTCGAGAAAACACTCGAATCCCTTAGAGGGGAGAATATAGGATGA
- a CDS encoding PAC2 family protein → MGWTKLVELSKPSGAETAIIGFPGVANVGEQVITYLVREKKATPVMRIYSEYLIFPNNMVGISVTEDGRFLLPSVSVFQLNDPPLVLVTSDVQPVPWGSMEVANEILKALSRLGVRRVIVITGFVEESVAGKVLVFGTDSELLDAFLSANAVKEDLIKVVVGLAGSVLGLARIRGISSIVVSGVSPDYSPDPRAAKRVLQSLDAVFSLNLDFESIDRQIEEIDKIKSEIIREIERRIREEQGFQGEGSESTEYVG, encoded by the coding sequence ATGGGGTGGACGAAATTAGTGGAGCTGTCAAAACCTTCTGGAGCTGAGACAGCCATAATAGGGTTCCCGGGGGTTGCTAACGTAGGGGAGCAAGTGATAACCTACCTGGTGAGGGAGAAGAAAGCTACACCGGTGATGAGGATATACTCGGAGTATCTCATCTTCCCTAACAATATGGTCGGGATCTCCGTGACCGAGGACGGCAGGTTCCTGCTTCCTTCTGTATCCGTATTCCAGCTGAATGACCCCCCTCTTGTGCTAGTGACTAGTGACGTTCAGCCCGTACCTTGGGGTTCCATGGAAGTCGCTAATGAGATCCTGAAGGCCCTATCTAGATTAGGCGTGAGGAGGGTAATTGTAATAACGGGTTTCGTTGAGGAAAGCGTCGCAGGAAAGGTTCTAGTTTTTGGGACCGATAGTGAGCTCCTAGATGCTTTCTTATCAGCCAATGCTGTGAAGGAGGACCTTATAAAAGTCGTAGTGGGTCTCGCGGGATCGGTACTCGGGCTAGCGAGGATAAGGGGGATCAGCAGTATCGTAGTGAGCGGAGTATCCCCTGATTACTCCCCTGATCCTAGAGCTGCTAAGAGGGTCCTGCAGTCATTGGATGCCGTGTTCTCACTCAATCTAGACTTCGAATCGATCGATAGACAGATAGAGGAAATAGATAAGATAAAGAGCGAGATAATAAGGGAGATAGAGAGGAGGATAAGGGAGGAGCAGGGATTTCAAGGTGAGGGAAGTGAGTCAACGGAGTACGTCGGGTAA